Proteins from a genomic interval of Arvicola amphibius chromosome 14, mArvAmp1.2, whole genome shotgun sequence:
- the Trim45 gene encoding LOW QUALITY PROTEIN: tripartite motif-containing protein 45 (The sequence of the model RefSeq protein was modified relative to this genomic sequence to represent the inferred CDS: inserted 1 base in 1 codon; deleted 9 bases in 9 codons), with product MGCSGKEGPSPQIRSSSVDEPEAPSSRLPFYLATREPTCSLFKFWETLFLGEFILHCRNSPGPFLILCTDVGKMSENRKPLLGFVHKLPDANASGNSGKTHCPSCLGLFKAPRLLPCLHTVCTTCLEKLEPFSVVDIRGGDSDTSSEGSLFQEPKPRSLQPQVGILCPVCDAQVDLPLGGVKALTIDHLALNDVMLESLRGEGQGLVCDLCSDREVEKRCQTCKAILCHFCCQAHRRQKKTMYHTMVDLKDLKGYSRVGKPILCPAHPAEELRLFCELCDRPVCRDCVVGEHREHPYDFTSNVIHKHGDSVRELLRGTQPHVEALEEALAQIESMNSGLQERVEAVAGDVRTFSEGYIKAIEEHRDRLLKQLDDIRVQKENSLQLQKAQLEQLLADMRTGVEFTEHLLTSGSDLEILITKGVVVERLRKLNKVEYSARPGVNDKICFSPQEKAGQCRGYEVYGAINXQEVDPAKCVLQGEDLHRAREKQTASFTLLCKDAAGESMGRGGDNVQVAVVPKDKKDSPVRTVVQDNKDGSYNVSFTPRNLEVYTVWVCIREQHVQGSPFTMTVRRKHRPHPGVFHCCTFCSSGGQKLHAVPAEATMPGGYLGCGHGHKGHPGRPHWSCCGKFMEKSECTYTGGQSAPRSLLRTVAL from the exons ATGGGATGCAGTGGAAAGGAAGGGCCCAGTCCACAAATCCGGAGTAGCTCTGTGGATGAACCCGAGGCACCCTCTTCCCGGTTGCCCTTTTATTTGGCAACACGAGAGCCCACATGTTCTCTGTTCAAATTCTGGGAAACTCTGTTTCTGGGTGAATTTATCCTGCATTGTAGGAACTCCCCAGGGCCTTTTCTGATACTTTGTACAGACGTGGGAAAGATGTCAGAAAACAGGAAGCCACTTCTGGGTTTCGTGCACAAACTCCCCGATGCGAACGCATCTGGGAACTCAGGCAAGACTCACTGCCCTTCGTGTCTGGGGCTTTTCAAAGCCCCCAGGCTCTTGCCTTGCTTGCACACGGTGTGCACCACATGTCTGGAAAAGCTGGAACCGTTCTCGGTAGTGGACATCCGTGGAGGTGACTCAGACACAAGCTCTGAGGGGTCCCTCTTCCAGGAACCCAAGCCACGCAGCTTGCAGCCGCAGGTTGGCATCCTCTGTCCGGTATGTGATGCTCAGGTGGACCTGCCCTTGGGTGGAGTGAAGGCGTTAACGATAGACCACCTGGCCTTGAATGACGTGATGCTGGAGAGTCTGCGTGGGGAAGGCCAGGGCCTGGTGTGTGACCTGTGCAGCGACCGAGAAGtagagaagagg tgtcagacctgCAAGGCAATTCTCTGCCACTTCTGCTGCCAGGCTCATAG GCGGCAGAAGAAGACGATGTATCATACCATGGTGGACCTGAAAGACTTGAAAGGCTACAGTCGGGTTGGAAAGCCCATCCTGTGTCCTGCTCACCCTGCGGAGGAGCTGAGGCTGTTCTGTGAACTCTGTGACCGGCCAGTGTGTCGGGACTGTGTGGTTGGGGAGCACCGGGAGCACCCCTATGACTTCACCAGCAACGTCATCCACAAGCATGGAGATTCTGTGCGGGAGCTCCTGAGAGGCACCCAGCCCCACGTGGAGGCCCTGGAGGAAGCCCTGGCTCAGATTGAAAGCATGAACAGTGGCCTCCAGGAGCGAGTGGAGGCCGTGGCGGGTGACGTCCGAACATTCTCTGAGGGCTACATCAAAGCCATCGAGGAACACCGGGACAGACTGCTCAAGCAGCTGGATGACATACGGGTCCAGAAGGAAAATTCTTTGCAGTTGCAGAAGGCCCAGCTGGAA CAGTTGCTGGCTGATATGCGGACAGGGGTGGAGTTCACCGAGCACCTGCTGACCAGCGGCTCGGACCTAGAAATCCTC ATCACCAAAGGGGTGGTGGTCGAACGGCTCCGGAAGCTG AACAAAGTTGAGTACAGCGCCCGCCCGGGA GTGAATGATAAGATCTGCTTCTCTCCTCAGGAGAAGGCTGGCCAGTGCCGGGGCTATGAAGTCTACGGGGCCATTA ACCAAGAAGTTGATCCCGCTAAATGTGTCCTTCAGGGAGAAG ATCTCCACAGAGCTCGAGAGAAGCAGACAGCCTCTTTTACCCTGCTTTGTAAGGATGCTGCCGGAGAGAGCATGGGCCGGGGAGGAGACAACGTCCAGGTCGCAGTCGTCCCCAAAGATAAGAAAGACAG T CCCGTCAGAACGGTGGTCCAGGACAACAAGGATGGATCATACAATGTTTCCTTCACCCCAAGGAACCTGGAGGTCTAC ACCGTGTGGGTCTGCATCAGAGAGCAGCATGTGCAG GGCTCACCATTCACC ATGACGGTGAGGAGAAAGCAT CGCCCGCATCCAGGGGTGTTTCACTGCTGCACCTTCTGCTCCAGCGGAGGCCAGAAACTGCACGCTGTGCCTGCGGAGGCCACCATGCCAG